In Bacillus carboniphilus, the sequence AACCACCCATTGCCACAAAATTGAGACCTCTCATCCCGAGGAAAATACACCACATGGCCACAATCAGCATGGAGACGTTCACATAGTAGGCTGGGTTGGAAACATCATGGAGTATGGCGTCGCCTCCGTCTGTCAGATCAAGAAACCCTTGCCAGAGTGTGTTCGCGGTTAAAAGCGCGCCACCTACCACGCTGCCAATCGCCGCTTGGTTAAGCTTCGGTTCAGGATTCATCTCATCCCCCCTAAACAGTGTTACTTTATTTTATTTATTGTTGCGAGATGTACTGCCCTACTATTTTTCGTGGGTTACCCTAGCATAATAAATGCCACCCCTAAAATGACCACTACTGCTGAGAGTACCGTAAAGCGAGTGATTGTTTCTGTTTTTTTCAAGATGATGACGCTAAGCAGGATGGTTAGTAGAGGTTCGATGGCTGCGATGGTTGCAACGATGGACACTTGCATGATACTAATGGCGATGAAAAAGGAGCCCACACCCATTGATGTGCAGACGCCCGCCACATAGTACCAGCGGTTTTCTAGTTTGAAGCAATTTTTTATAAAAGATGGAAAGGCTTTTGGACCGTTTGTGTAGATTTCTTCCCCTGTTGCGAAGAAGAGTGTTACGATTGCGCTCATGAGTGCTCCGAAATAAGGGTCTGGTATTTCCTCCATGCCTGGTGAACGAACGGCGAGGCCAACTCCGAACAGAGTGGCTGATGCGATGGCGAAAAAATAGCCGTGTAATGCAGAGCCGCTGTTCGGTGTCCCCGCGGTTTCGCGGAACATGGCGAGACCCTGTAGGAGAATTCCGATGATGACGATGATGACACCAATTAACGCGTTGGTGGACATGGATTCATGCAGGAAAAAGAATGCGACGAGTAGTGTGAAGATGGGTGAACTGTTTTTGATGGCAGATCCCCGAG encodes:
- a CDS encoding DMT family transporter, with translation MGIAFAVLSGLSFAAGNIVAKKALDQSTLRYSIWITSLVNLLLFAVIDIIYRLTATDPAPITTTGTLIFIAAGFLTTFLGRKTLYISFQSIGPSRGSAIKNSSPIFTLLVAFFFLHESMSTNALIGVIIVIIGILLQGLAMFRETAGTPNSGSALHGYFFAIASATLFGVGLAVRSPGMEEIPDPYFGALMSAIVTLFFATGEEIYTNGPKAFPSFIKNCFKLENRWYYVAGVCTSMGVGSFFIAISIMQVSIVATIAAIEPLLTILLSVIILKKTETITRFTVLSAVVVILGVAFIMLG